AGTTCCACACAGCTTCGTTACTTCGCCAAACTGTTGTTATTTTGGCTCGCTGTCAGCTGAGCATAATTAAAAGCCCGAGCCATGATGCGAGAGGAGAGCGCGGGGGCATTGGATCCGCTATGGATTACAGACTTGCAAAGAGATTGTAAAGTATAAACTGGAATTAGAGCGGAACAGCTCTCGAAAAAACGCCCCGCAATCAGAAGCTCTTTTATTTCGTTACACCAGTTCCTTAAAtttgttatcttttttttaaaagctGCTGGaaagattttttaaaaattgattagaaatatataaatggtTAGAACGAAGAACTTTATAACACaattcttattaaattattaataaccCCATacagaaacaagtaagaaagttacagtcgagtgtgctcgactgtaagatacccgctacccatttttaatgaaggcaaaatattgcggtatcattttcaaaatataccgaaaatacttaaaaatactaaaaatataccaaatggtatgtttggaatatcgatatagtacaccattcaaaatataccatagacggcacaataccagattgtcggccaaagcaactcagacccctagtaagtaggcgtttttgcccatacaaaagtatttcttcaataacttcgacaatttttatccggaatcataactactatagtaattattgtatataccaaaattcgcaactctagctttaaaattaggcatgttattcgattttttttactgGCGGAggtggaagtgggcgtggcaaaaatttgaaacaaacttcatttgcgtgcaaacataacaaatgctctatctcttatagtctctgagatccagtgtttcatacggacagacggacatggctagatcgtctcggctgttgacgctgatcaagaatatatatactttatagggtcggagatgcctccttctacctgttacatacatttcctgccggcacaaagttataatacccttctaccctatgggtattGGGTATAAACAGGGTCTTCAAATGATTATAAGCATTTTTAGCacatcaaattgatttatttttagattttccaattatttatatattatgttacctatatttatatatatatatatatatattgataaattaaGAACAGCAccactttttttgtatatttgtttatagaaATGTTTAGTTGTCCCCTAATGTAATACATTGGGATTTTCTTTTTCAGGGGTAAAATAAGAATGGCTATTTGGAATTTATCCTTTAAAGTAAGAAAACCAATTTGCTTAGGCTCATAACTTTAATGAGCGGCAGCAACATGTGTAACTATCAAttactttaaatgcaaactaaTAATTTTAACACGTGTTGGAAAAGTCTAGTCTACGAATTAGCAAAAAATAATGGATAGTGCTAAATCCAATAACTCTCTACGGACGGTTCTCTGTGAACGTTGCTTGACGCCGATGAACCTTGCGCAAATCTTCAACGTCAGTGTGTCCTGGTCTATAGCCTTCCCCCGTCACTGGATTGCCCACTGAAAATCGGCatcaattataatttcaaaattattatttgttaaatattcaCCTCTAGTCTTTGGTATCTTGGGCTTCAGCCCACCGACACCATCGCCATTGAGCCCAGTTCCAGTTATCGGATTGCGTGAATACATAATATTGTCCGATTCCTTCTCTACATACAATGTGTTAGGATTTGATTCTAgaaaaataaacgaattttAAAGCTTCAAAATTCGAGCAATAATAATACTCACGGCTCATTTTCTTCGCTTAGTTCgttgaaataaaaacagaatgttaaaatattgttaaaatatttctttattgaaTTTTGTGACAATTAAAATGAGCCTAGATATTGGTCGAATATAAAACTCGGACTAGATGAAAATTGTGATTTGATTTCCCTTAAGTCTGAGGGTTGATTGAGTTACTTTGCAGCGGCGACTAATTTCCAATTTGAAAGTTGTTTAGGAAAAGTGTCAAGAAAGTCGCAGATGAGTTGAATGAGTTGATGATAAGgcaacatatttataaaattgtacaGAAGAAAGTTTTATTACAATATGGTAGGGTAGTTAagaaattttagaaatatattaaggaaaaatttgaatttttggtacttaaaaaaataactatattttttataactcCTGAAAATTTGAGTTCGCTCAGATCAAATtattgaagttattaaagaaatacttgtaTTATGGGACTTAGTTGCTGTGGCtgattttgaatgttgtaatatatcaatataccaaatataggctttgatatatttttgttatttttgtggcatattgaattaatactgcactgttttactCACATTCGAGCACACCCAAATGCAGCTTGTTTCTTAAAAATCTGTTAAATAATTGTCATCATagacaataatataaaatcatCTATGAATAATCGTATTCATCATTCAGCCTGAGTATTTTTGTCAAATACCAACCATATTAATCTGCTCAAATTACCTTTGGATTGCCATTACCATCATTTAGCTTTGTCTATTGTTATTACCATATCAAAGCGACAAcatgacgtatacgcaatCTCTGCTCTAGTTGATTAGCTGCCACACAATGTGGCCCACAGCGAtaagcagctgttgttgtttgtttttttttttttttttttttttttgagttaaCTCTCATGCTGCACAGTTGCACTTCCTCTCGGTTTGCCGATCCCATCAAGAGTAGCTAATTTACTGCAATTCTCATTCCCCTTTGGCATTAGAAATCCTTTTGACTTCAAAGAAGAACTGTTGCTTGAAGTGCGTGCTCCGAGCACAGTCCACAGTCGCAGCTCCCCCAGCTCCTGGAGCGTTGCCAAACACTTCACGTGGTAGGCAGCTTTGGTAGGCTCGCCTTTGACACTGTCAAACGTGCTCCGGCCTCGGCTTCAGATGGCCAGCTTCAGTTCCCAGCTTGAGCTGCATCCTAACTCACCCTAGTTCCACTTTCCAGTAGCTTCTCCCCGAGCGCGTCAagtgcatttgttttttggcttttgttttaattggcTTGCACAGCAGCTTGGCGGAGTCCTGCTCCTTCTACTTTTGATCCTTCTGCTGTTCTGGACCCATTGCCTGGCTGCTTTGGCAAACTACATGCCCCACACGTCCCCCAAAACTCTTTTGCCACCCACTTCGCTCATTAAACATTTACTCGCAACGCTTTGTCGGCGTGAACTTTGATGTTGACTTTGCCAGCGCATCGTCCAGGACTCGCTACAGGaccaacaaacacacacagagtgagagagagagagagagggagagagttcCACTTGGTTCCTCTTCTCCTTTCATGTGCAACAGAGATAACCACTTGAGATTGCATCACTCGTTGCCTTTCGCCTTTGCCTCGCTTTCCAAGCTCATATCTCGCTGCTCCCGGCTCTCGTTTTGTCTtgtaaaaaatgcattttcgcCACAATCTGTGGCGCTTGCTGCAAGGTGCGTATATGCGCCACTTGTCTTTGACAGTGTGTGCtgtacttgtgtgtgtgtgtgaggaggTTGCAAGTTGCACCTACAGTagtagcagctgctgcaacgtTCTTACATGCTACATGCATTTTTCACAAAAATTAACATGCGATTTGTggaacaatttttgtttacagtTCTGCCAAAGTTGACCTTTTTAGTGTCACTTTTAGCTATTTTTCAGCTAGAATTCTATGATTTATCTccgaatttatataaataacttgCTTAACTCGCATAAAGCAATAGAgatgaaatttgtttaaaaagctttacacaaatttataaaattgaaatattatatcaaaattaaatatatttatatatatttaatatgtagtaaataagcataaaacaaattatttttaactacaGTAAAATCCGGTTATAACGACGCCGCTTATAGCGTCCGTCCGGTTTTTGAGACGAAAATTCGATGACTTGGTGGGTCcccatacaaattaaattgattaaaatattagTTAGTTGCATTTTCAAAACCAATGGCaaccataaaataaacaaaattttatttttcaattttttggtttgtagGTGTTCCGGATATAACGACGGTCCCTTGAAAGTCGCTATAACCGGATtctaatgtatatataatattaatttgtgtgggtacttttacttttatgttatcaaatgttattaaataaattttaaacaatagATAGATTCCTGCAATCAAAATGGGCAATAAAAGCGACatagtgtggtattaattttaaaatataccaaattaatataccaaaaaactactaaaatataccaaaggctattttgaataaattaatacagtactatatttaaaatattgccaTAGCAAAGTTAGTCAAagtaaaaatgattatttgaatttgatatCTTTTTTAATGGTTACGATTATTATGTACCAAATCAAGTTAGAtctttaaaatcaatatgcaaaataatatgtgaaataaagtaaaaataagtaaaataataaaaataaatgcatatcgAAAATTTGAATGTTCAAATTTATAACGACAATTATTAGAAGCTATAGCTATCtgatattttgtaataatatatgaGGCAATCACTTTCATACCAATAACTGTATCACGATAGCTTCTAAACCCAACATGGAAACTTGATTGTAGGCAAACAAACGGACTCAAGCATTAGTTAAGTTTTAACGACTCTGTTGCCAACTATAGTTAAGAGTTATCTTTCTGTTATCCGAGCAGCTTTTCGTTGATTGCAAGCCAATTAATGCTGCAACTGTAGTCGAGTTGCAACATAGCTCTCAGCACTCTCCCCGGCTCTAAAGTGCAGTGCTCCTCGAATAccaaaaacaatcaaaattaaaacgcACATGTCATAAATCAAAGGCTTTTTCCCAGGATCTAGCAACTAAACAATGCAATAGActttcatctctctctcttcctctctctctctgccaagtcgagttgagtttggCATTGTCATGTTGCTGTGGTCCTGTGGAAAGCGGCAATTCACTTAGGACCCACACCAgcaactccagctccaactccagctccagctcctgctCCAACTTCACTTGGCATCGTTTACCCAGCCATTCAGAATGCGACTACCTGTATTTATGGGTTTCCACTGGGCTTTTAtctgtggcaacagcaacgacggcagcaatggcaacggtAGTTACATTccattcataaatatttttcattcactTACTCTTCCTCACTCCCACTTCTtcctctcgttctctctctctctctctctctctatcgctctcgctctttagatttttgccttttgcggCAGATGCCTTCAGCTGAATCTGAAGTTGAGCCGAGTTGTTGAGCGTTTGATgccatttgttattgttgttgctgttgttgttgcatttgcattttaagcgCTCGCCTCAACTGGGAACTGGGAACTTGAATCTTGCAGTTTGGAGCTCTATGAAGCGCCATTGTTTGCATATGTTCGCCGACTGCATCCCTTTGATCTTTTGCCAAGTGAAAGCGATTGCGGCTCCTAGCCAACTTCCAAGTCCCTAACCAACCGCTGGAGGTTCCTCATCTCAtctcctttttctttttttttttgtgtgtatgtttctCTTGCGCCTGCTGCCAAAGTTAATTGCAAGGCCTCAAATCGCagctctaattaaaaaaaaaatattgtatacactgcgtttttttttttttttgcatgtcTATATTTTTGCCAGATTTTCGCAATTAAAATAGGAAAAAAGTTGAGAGCTGCCGCAATGTCAGCTCTTCTAATTAGTGTGGCTTTTGGCCAAGAAACTGAAGGACACGCTCTCCAATTCGTGTGTGTcaaaagctgcagcagcagttacTGTACagttatataccaaatatactatgtaGTATATGCTCGACTAGACGCATTTTAATCCATGTTCAAAATCAGCAGCATGACAATTTTCAACGTGCAATAGAAAATGGGCAGATTTTCGTGTTGACAGCGGCTTTTCGCTCGCAATTTAGGCGaatttaaatgcttaatgCTAATGTGACATTAATGACATGCATGCCGCaatgataacaacaacacacatgtGTCTGAGTGGGcttattaaatcatttatgcAGGtcttataaattttcattaaagtttaataaatttcgggagcagaagcagaagcagcagcagctgctaaaCAGCCGACTCCTGACTCCTGACTCTagaactgttgctgctgctcgctgctctcCCCTGTTGAAGTTTGAGTCCTGTTGCAGGCTGTTGTCAGTCAGtgattatgtaaatatttcaacacaaattaaaatcaaaattaaaattacaaaaagcTGCCGCCAGCCTTGCCCACAGGCAACACATGTTCCAGCAGCTCCTTGTGGTTCTGTTCTGTGCCATCTCTCACTCTCCTTCCCCCCTTTCAGAGTAGCATCTCCCAGCAGTTCTCGTTGTATCTTTTGGTGTCCCGGTGCCTAACACTTTGCCGCATCGTTGGCTGCTTAGAAGGtggagagcagcagcaagcgtTGAGCGAGCAACTTTTCCAAGCCCGCCTCTTCCCATGTGTGTCTTatgggaaatttaaataaagtcagcaggcaatttatttgcattaacatGTTGTCTCTgtgttgctctctctttctttctctatctccctctcgTTCGCTATGTGTGTGGCGTATGTTGCTGTATGCAAATTTCCGCGCCTGCTGTCAGCCATTTGCCGTTGTCGCTTCGTCATTTTGTCGTCTTGTCGTTGGTCGCTTCATTGAATTTTGCCatgcaataaaatcaaattgttcaaaagctgcgatggcaacaacaataagatcagcagcaatagcaacaacatccGCAACATGAATGCAAGCCAACCGCGCCCATTTCCATTGCGTCGCCCACATTTGGCCATTTTCTGATTTATTGCGTCGCTGCGtagctttttattttgctgccagcccaaaagtatgctacacttttttcgTTTCACATTTCCCCACTAtaaatcaaaagcaacaacaatttgtaacTACCATGCAcagtgttgtagttgtagttgttgctctgTTGCACTCTTTCTGCCAGCCGCTGTGTTTAATCATTAACGTTTTTTTCGGCCtgtcatttttattgttattaattaatcaGTGGAAATTGTTAAAAGTCGCATGGGAAAAAAGCACAtgaaaattatacaaattagcCAAAATATGCGCATTTTTAACACACTGCCAAGTtagcttttaaaaataattgttggAAACAAATgtaagtttattaaataaaaaatgtaaatgtatgaAAATACACATGTAAGTTTGTGCAATAAATAAGCTTATAGTTATAAAAACAatctacaaaatattattattattattagaaggaattatttttatattaatccattgcaaatagtattttataactatttaaactatttccttaaaatattaaaactaatagAGAATTATCAGAGTGATCTCTGAACTTCGTTTACTCATTATTATAGCTAACtaattatgcatattatttatttttaacttaattagACATTATATCTAACTAATCGTACTTtacatttgataaatttacaaaaattatcatataaacttttctttcttacttacttattttatatttaaatttgtttttgtttaactttttcataaaatattaaaacataatgCAATCTCTACTCACTTTTATATACATAGGttaaaaaattcattcattaataatttagtaAAAATCAGTTGTAAATTTTgctaaattaattatacaacTGTAATCTATTAGTTAATGTAGCCTATTTTTACTCTTTGCTTGAGTGCAGTCTATGAAAAAAAAGTGCTCACAATTGTCATATTACTCGGATTTCCGTAGCATTCAGATTCGAATGCGAGAATAATACGAACATGTCCAAGCCCAAATGTAAACAGCGAGGCGTGGTATTGTGATGTTACGcgtattgtttattgtttataatttttgtaattttaattaaataactcGACGTTTTGTTGATGCAAtggtttaattaaaatatcgCTGATGGCTCACTTGCCAGTTTGTTGTCAGCTGTCAGTTTTTGTAGAAATCGAGTCTGGGATTGGTTTGATTTCGTGGCAAACCCATCAGTATTCATTTGGACAATGAAGCACTTCCTTGGGCCGCCGAGGCGACAAATTTGGGTTCATCAAATCAGAGTCAAGGGCTTCTCGCCCACAGAAATCCACAATGAGAAGGAAATGTCAAATGGCATTTGCACAAATCATTACGATTAACAAATATTCGCTTATACACTTAAGAGGTCTTCACTCAAGTTGCCTCCATCTCGAAATACACAAACGAGTGTACtgcacataaaaacaaatgggCTGACGCCTGTTTTGGATGGGGGCAACATCATCTCAAGTTTGTGGACAGATTTGTGGCGTGTgtaaaaatgctaaataaacAAGATCTGAGCAGATCGCAGCAATGATTAAGTGCAAGAAACAACCCACTTGGATAACTCAATTCCCCTcgaataataacaaaataacttGCAGCGctgttttcaatttcacttcAAGCGCCtcataaaaatggcaaattgaGTGGCGTCGCCCCCGTTGAGTCTCACTGGATTTCCCCCGCTGCCCGCTGCCCGCCTGCTGCAGAGTGTCTTGCTGGCTTTTTAACTAATTGCCCAACACGCAGACCATAATTTTTGGCGCATAGTCGCAATAGGTCGGTAAACAAAACATGCTTTTGGCCATAAAATAGCGTGTGGTAGAACTAAATTCCAAATTTCGAATTCCTCGAAACccactcgactcgactttgcccgcattttgttttcattttttgtgctacaaaacattttctaattgcaatgcaaacaaatttccaTGCACCGCAGGTGTTCAACAATTTCGACGAATGcatgaatgaaattaattgtTGAAACAATATTTAGCCAACGACGATTGATGAAGCCATTAAGAATAAACTAGCGAGCAGGactagcaaaaataaaatcccATTAGCATCGTTTTCAGCAGTTgagcaattgaaattgctgcTCATATTACCCTGGTGATATAAGGTGATATAAGGATGCTTTATCTACTATTTTCTTTTGATGCATTGCTCAAATGACTCGCAAGCAAGAGAGTTTCTCAGATTCTAAtaaaccagcagcagcagcaacagaagcaagCCAACGTCGTCGGTGGCAtttgtcaacaacaacatttgacCCTTCAGGTAGCCCAACTGGCTGACCACAAGTGAGCCGGCCGGCAGCAGGTCTTTGTGGGGGTAGGTGTTGAGGAGTATGAGGGCGAGGGGTCTGCCATTGACAATATACTTACTTTGGCACTGTGCTGCCAACCCTTGTGCTTGTGTTGTGCAAAGAGGAGCAGGGGgcgctttgtttttgtgtacTTGGACTGTGTAGCTTTTGCTtgctcactctctttctctctctggctcTCTTACAAACTCAGCTTATACCGCGACATGCGCATTGGCTGTTTCATATTCCGTATTCCAATTGACAAGTTGAGTTGTGTGAAATGCCCCACTAACTACCcacttaataatatttcacaaCATTTGCTTAATAacatgtatatttatttatttttagtatattatttacttttgcaaCTAGTGCAAATTTAAATCTAACGCTCAAGCTGcaaacaagttggcagcaccgGCAGCTCCAATTCGCACTCGTTTCATTTGGCATCGGCGCAGTAACAGCTGTTTTGCGCTCTCAagcgctctctcgctctttcggTATCGCGCTCAATTTGCACAAACAAAACGTAGAAGGTGGCGGAGAACTGACGCTGGGGCCGCGCTTGGAAAAGTCGCCAGAAATGTCAGTTAGCAAGTGGAAATCACCGGAAAAACTACGCAACGCGGCAAAAATTCAAAGCGACTATCGGCAAATCGGCAAGCggcaaaacagcagcagcaaaagcagcgtGAAAAGCAGCGCGGTCGACGTCGTCGGGAGCTGAGGTGGAATAGAGTAAAAGAATGCACGAATGCGAAACGcgacagcagcggcagcggcggcgaaTGCTGATAACAAAGCGTGCGGCGcgttaataacaataacaacaacagcaaaaagagtCGCGCGTTTAATTAACAGACAGCcaaagcaatagcaatagcaataacaacagaagCCGAAGCAGAAGTTGGCGGCAGCGCAGTCCGCGTCAACGTCGCGTGTGGGAGTTTAACAGTTTCCTTGCCCATTGCACGACGAGCGAAAAACTGATAAAAACTgcatttgattgcaattttgGCGGCATTTGCAAACCGAACAACGGCGAACGCGCAACgcaaaaagaaatcaataaaaaacaaaacaagcaagCGGTAAAACGGTAAACGACAAAAGCTTCTCACCCAACAGTTTctagtgtgcgtgtgcgtgtttgtgtgcatgCGTGTGCGTGcctatgtgaatgtgtgtggctgtctctgtgtatgtgtgtgtatctaaATAGCAAAAAGTTTGTTCGCTTGTGAGCGCAGCTGTTTGTTGAAAGTGAAGGAAAAATCATTGACGGGAAATGcgaaaaaggcaaaacaaaaaaagagagaataaaaaacaacacacaattgcactcacaacaacgacaacagcgaaagacgaagcaaaaacaacaacaacaacaacagcagcagcaaacacaaacaacacacaaagagagcgagcgcCAACGTCGAACGTCGACGTCTCTGTCGTCAGCTCAGACGACAGCGtcaagcttttttgttttttattttacgagACGAGTTTacgccaacaaaaacaacaacgccaGACATGCTTTGTGTTTGCAGCTAGTATCTCGatcctttttgttgttgtttagcttttattttgctttgctttaacTACAGAGACGACACTGAATTTAAACTTGCCGGCAAAAGTTTTAATTctgcaaattattaaatgtagaCATgctgtttatattatttcattttctatgAGCCACGCTCTGCTTATGCTAAAGGGTTACCAGACTCTAGTATTTACACTCCACCTCTCCCTTTCGCTCTCGCATGTTGGCAAGTAGTCAGCAGTCACCAAACACACTCGGCACTCAACTTCTGTCTGGTGCTTTAATTGAGTTAGTCTGGCaaggcagcaacagaaacagaaacacgcatgcagcaaaggcagcaatggcaatggcgaaAGTAGATGTAGAGGAAGAGAGaaggaagcagcagcagcagcagcagcaaagcgaaTCCTGGTCTAACGGGAATTCAAGCTTTAACCAGCAACAATTTCTCAAATGTATAGAAATTG
This is a stretch of genomic DNA from Drosophila albomicans strain 15112-1751.03 chromosome 3, ASM965048v2, whole genome shotgun sequence. It encodes these proteins:
- the LOC117568713 gene encoding microtubule-associated protein Jupiter-like; its protein translation is MSQSNPNTLYVEKESDNIMYSRNPITGTGLNGDGVGGLKPKIPKTRVGNPVTGEGYRPGHTDVEDLRKVHRRQATFTENRP